A portion of the Mytilus galloprovincialis chromosome 12, xbMytGall1.hap1.1, whole genome shotgun sequence genome contains these proteins:
- the LOC143053478 gene encoding chitin synthase chs-2-like codes for MEETPQCSHTPYGGQMTLVLPGKTKVCIHLKDSTKIRKKKRWSQVMYMHYLLDHCSKVNTNMSKEGRTIPEENKKYTYKLENTFIMALDGDVEFQPEAVPHLLQRMRKYPDVGAACGRIHPAGKGPIVWYQKFEYAVSHWLQKATEHVIGCVLCSPGCFSLFRGSDLKEILEDYSNQPTEALDVLQYDQGEDRWLCTLLLKAGKRIEYCAESDAKTFVPETFEEFFKQRRRWIPSTLANIFYLIMNMETVCKKNNKITRLYIIYQVLYCISSLLTPGTIIMMMYGALVLVLGHNGEGITGFILLFVILLPVTVFVCISLFKKDIQMMCAQIVSFILFVLMVLVIAGVIRSAVEETLCSTSIIFVCFIAGIFVIATILHPKECHCVKHSLLYFLAIPCTSIVLFLYSIANMDDVNWGTREREKPSNSSEGGKKEKETTKLCTVQLPHEEKIFWEETLRGCLKPTSDNEDTEMVTKLHVLRNHSLILVLILNTLAVILMFSLEYTSSISNTLSVQIPCKSNYIIIKPISFMFSIVFGILLCIQFIMMLFHRWTTMLHVLSTTDIFTMKKDTN; via the exons ATGGAAGAAACACCTCAATGCTCCCATACTCCATATGGTGGACAAATGACGCTAGTTTTACCAGGAAAAACAAAAGTTTGTATTCACCTAAAAGACAGTACAAAGATTCGTAAGAAGAAACGTTGGAGTCAG GTAATGTATATGCATTATCTACTTGACCACTGTTCTAAAGTAAACACAAACATGTCAAAAGAGGGGCGAACCATACCGGAGGAAAATAAAAAGTACACATACAAACTGGAAAATACTTTTATAATGGCATTAGATGGAGATGTTGAGTTTCAACCAGAAGCTGTGCCGCATCTCCTCCAACGAATGAGGAAATACCCTGATGTCGGTGCAGCATGCGGAAGAATTCATCCAGCAGGAAAAG GTCCAATAGTGTGGTACCAGAAATTTGAATATGCTGTCAGTCATTGGTTACAAAAAGCTACAGAACATGTTATTGGATGTGTGTTGTGTAGTCCTGGGTGTTTCAGTTTATTTAGAGGGTCTGACTTAAAAGAAATATTAGAGGACTATTCCAATCAGCCAACGGAGGCACTAGATGTACTTCAGTATGATCAAG GTGAAGACCGATGGCTATGTACGTTACTTCTTAAAGCAGGAAAGAGAATAGAATACTGTGCAGAATCCGATGCAAAAACATTTGTTCCAGAAACGTTTGAAGAATTCTTTAAACAAAGACGTCGTTGGATACCTTCAACTTTAGCAAATATATTCTACCTTATTATGAACATGGAGActgtctgtaaaaaaaataataaaataacacgGTTGTACATAATTTACCAAGTTCTGTATTGTATTTCATCTCTTCTTACACCCGGTACTATTATAATGATGATGTATGGTGCCCTGGTCCTCGTATTAGGGCATAATGGAGAAGGAATAACAGGCTTCATTTTACTATTTGTAATTCTACTTCCAgtaacagtatttgtctgtattTCTCTTTTTAAGAAAGACATTCAG ATGATGTGTGCTCAAATTGTATCGTTCATTCTTTTTGTGTTGATGGTTTTAGTTATTGCTGGAGTAATTCGTTCAGCTGTTGAAGAAACCTTATGCTCAACGTCCATTATATTTGTTTGCTTTATAGCGGGGATATTTGTTATAGCCACAATACTACATCCTAAG GAATGTCACTGTGTTAAACATAGTTTATTGTACTTTCTTGCTATTCCCTGTACATCTATAGTTCTGTTCTTGTACTCCATCGCAAACATGGATGACGTTAACTGGGGAACCAGGGAAAGAGAGAAACCAAG CAACAGTTCTGAGGGCGGAAAAAAGGAAAAAG aaaCAACTAAACTCTGCACTGTACAGCTGCCACATGAGGAGAAGATATTCTGGGAGGAGACATTACGTGGATGCTTAAAGCCAACCTCTGACAACGAGGATACAGAAATGGTGACCAAACTACATGTTCTTCGAAACCATTCGTTAATTCTTGTTCTGATCTTAAATACATTAGCTGTTATACTTATGTTCAGCCTTGAATATACCAGTTCGATTAGCAATACCTTATCTGTCCAAATTCCATGCAAATCAAACTATATCATCATAAAACCAATATCCTTCATGTTTTCAATTGTGTTTGGAATACTACTTTGTATACAGTTTATTATGATGCTATTTCATCGATGGACAACTATGTTGCACGTACTTTCAACAACTGATATATTTACAATGAAGAAAGATACCAACTAA